Proteins encoded together in one Acetonema longum DSM 6540 window:
- the radA gene encoding DNA repair protein RadA, whose amino-acid sequence MAKPKIVFVCQECGHDSPKWLGRCPNCGGWNTMVEEMPVVAKNERGFSLSVNKPCPVVDIATASLPRRNTGVKEFDRVLGGGVVPGSLVLVGGDPGIGKSTLMLQVATGISRLYGNGLYVSGEESAAQVRMRAERLGELARSLYIMTETNIDAILAEAGQSKPAFLVIDSIQTMFCPDIPSAPGSVGQVRESTAKLLRYAKETNVPVAIIGHVTKEGNIAGPRLLEHMVDVVLYFEGERNYSFRVLRAIKNRFGSTTESGIFAMEEQGLMEIKNPSQLLLSERPDQTPGSVVLAYLEGVRPLLIEMQALVSTTCFGMPRRTTVGFDYNRLAMLMAVLEKRVGLSLANQDAYVNAVGGIRVTEPAADLAVALAVASSFRNQALNSRTVVVGEVGLTGEVRMVSRMDARIAEAATLGFVRAVIPKGNLTALKVRPQEMELIGVGTVAEAMAAML is encoded by the coding sequence TTGGCGAAGCCTAAAATTGTTTTTGTCTGTCAGGAATGCGGCCATGATTCGCCTAAATGGCTGGGCCGCTGTCCCAATTGCGGCGGCTGGAACACTATGGTAGAAGAAATGCCGGTGGTGGCAAAGAATGAACGGGGCTTTAGCCTGAGCGTGAATAAACCCTGTCCGGTTGTCGATATTGCAACTGCTTCCCTGCCCAGGCGCAATACCGGCGTCAAAGAATTCGACCGGGTGCTGGGCGGTGGAGTGGTGCCCGGTTCTTTGGTTTTGGTTGGGGGAGATCCGGGGATCGGCAAGTCCACTCTCATGCTGCAGGTAGCTACCGGGATCAGCCGTTTGTATGGCAACGGCCTGTATGTATCCGGCGAAGAATCGGCGGCTCAGGTGCGCATGAGGGCCGAGCGACTGGGCGAATTGGCCCGGAGTTTGTATATCATGACTGAGACCAATATCGACGCCATTCTTGCCGAGGCCGGTCAATCCAAGCCGGCTTTCCTGGTGATTGATTCCATCCAGACTATGTTTTGCCCCGATATCCCCTCCGCCCCCGGCAGTGTGGGGCAGGTCCGGGAATCCACCGCAAAGCTGCTCCGCTATGCTAAAGAAACCAATGTGCCGGTGGCAATTATTGGCCATGTGACCAAGGAGGGGAATATCGCCGGTCCCCGCCTGCTGGAGCACATGGTGGACGTGGTTCTATACTTTGAAGGAGAGCGGAACTATTCCTTCCGGGTGCTGCGGGCTATTAAGAACCGGTTTGGCTCCACTACCGAAAGCGGTATCTTTGCCATGGAGGAACAGGGGCTGATGGAAATAAAAAATCCTTCCCAACTGTTATTGTCGGAAAGGCCGGATCAGACGCCAGGTTCGGTGGTGCTGGCCTATCTGGAAGGGGTCAGGCCTCTGCTGATCGAAATGCAAGCGCTGGTAAGCACTACTTGTTTCGGGATGCCCCGGCGCACCACCGTGGGTTTTGATTATAACCGGCTGGCCATGTTAATGGCAGTGCTGGAGAAACGGGTAGGATTGTCGCTGGCTAACCAGGACGCCTATGTAAACGCTGTGGGTGGCATTCGGGTGACAGAACCGGCGGCTGATCTGGCGGTGGCGCTGGCGGTAGCGTCCAGTTTTCGTAATCAGGCACTGAATTCCCGTACCGTGGTTGTGGGGGAGGTGGGTCTTACCGGTGAGGTGCGCATGGTATCCCGTATGGATGCCCGTATCGCCGAGGCGGCCACTCTGGGATTTGTCCGGGCAGTGATTCCAAAAGGAAATTTGACGGCGCTAAAAGTACGCCCTCAGGAGATGGAACTCATCGGAGTAGGGACGGTAGCAGAGGCTATGGCGGCGATGCTTTGA